One segment of Streptosporangium brasiliense DNA contains the following:
- a CDS encoding LCP family protein — MSSGLTDAPPRPAEQRPPRRRRRWLWWLVAAVTVVVVAVAATVGGVYVKLAGNVKHTDVQADDLGKRPVKVATKALNVLVVGSDQRGGKNAKYGRFPGERTDTIMLAHISPKRDNAMVVSFPRDSMVQLPECRARQGLPGQRAHLGMINESFNSGGIACTWKTVESLTGIHIDHFVKVDFTGFKGMVDAVGGVEVCVPEPIHDKKALLTLAAGRQTLKGEQALGYVRARYSLGDGSDIGRIQRQQMFIASMVKKVMSGETLTNPTKLFGFLDAATRSVTTDPGLTPLVMKDLATSAQGLAAGQIHFITTPWRYSVTYPGRVEWVEPQSRKLFQIVARDRTVAGSGVKGGQSKVARSKIQVEVRNGTGRSHLATQVAAVLEERGYHIAKIGDAPRKPYPKTTIAYSPNGAPGAPTLTRDLLASTARPVPGAVTARLVLTIGDDWKGLRPLRQDDTDSLKGFDATHDSCASA, encoded by the coding sequence GTGAGCAGCGGGTTGACCGACGCGCCCCCAAGGCCCGCGGAGCAGCGGCCGCCCCGGCGGCGCCGCAGGTGGCTGTGGTGGCTGGTGGCCGCCGTCACCGTCGTCGTGGTCGCGGTGGCGGCGACGGTCGGCGGTGTCTACGTCAAGCTGGCCGGGAACGTCAAGCACACCGACGTCCAGGCGGACGACCTGGGGAAGCGGCCGGTCAAGGTCGCCACCAAGGCACTGAACGTCCTGGTGGTCGGCTCGGACCAGCGCGGCGGCAAGAACGCCAAATACGGCAGGTTCCCCGGCGAGCGGACCGACACCATCATGCTGGCGCACATCTCGCCGAAGCGGGACAACGCGATGGTCGTCAGCTTCCCCCGGGATTCGATGGTCCAGCTCCCCGAGTGCCGGGCCAGGCAGGGACTCCCCGGCCAGCGGGCGCACCTGGGCATGATCAACGAGTCGTTCAACTCCGGCGGGATCGCCTGCACCTGGAAGACCGTCGAGTCGCTCACCGGCATCCACATCGACCACTTCGTGAAAGTCGACTTCACCGGGTTCAAGGGCATGGTCGACGCGGTCGGCGGCGTCGAGGTGTGCGTGCCCGAGCCGATCCACGACAAGAAGGCCCTGCTCACGCTGGCCGCCGGCCGACAGACCCTCAAGGGCGAGCAGGCCCTGGGCTACGTCCGGGCCCGCTACAGCCTGGGCGACGGCTCCGACATCGGGCGCATCCAGCGGCAGCAGATGTTCATCGCTTCCATGGTCAAGAAGGTCATGAGCGGTGAGACGCTCACCAACCCGACGAAGCTCTTCGGCTTCCTCGACGCGGCCACCAGGTCGGTCACCACCGACCCCGGCCTCACCCCCCTGGTCATGAAGGACCTGGCGACCAGCGCCCAGGGCCTGGCCGCCGGGCAGATCCACTTCATCACCACCCCCTGGCGATACTCGGTCACCTATCCCGGCCGGGTGGAATGGGTCGAGCCGCAGAGCAGGAAGCTGTTCCAGATCGTCGCCCGGGACAGGACGGTCGCCGGTTCGGGGGTCAAGGGCGGCCAGTCCAAGGTGGCCCGGTCGAAGATCCAGGTCGAGGTGCGCAACGGGACCGGCCGCTCCCACCTGGCCACCCAGGTGGCCGCCGTCCTGGAGGAGCGGGGCTACCACATCGCCAAGATCGGGGATGCGCCGCGCAAGCCGTACCCGAAGACCACGATCGCCTACTCCCCGAACGGCGCGCCGGGGGCGCCGACCCTCACCCGCGACCTGCTCGCCTCCACCGCCAGGCCCGTCCCCGGGGCCGTCACGGCACGGCTCGTCCTGACCATCGGCGACGACTGGAAGGGCCTCAGGCCCCTCCGCCAGGACGACACCGACAGCCTCAAGGGCTTCGACGCCACCCACGACTCCTGCGCGAGCGCCTGA